ATCTACTGGAAAGGACTAAAAATGTTATCTTTTAAGAAAATGACGGGTAGTGAGGGATATGATAATGTATTACTCTTAAATTCTCATGGAAAAATTTCTGAAGCTCCCACAGCCTGTGTTTTTTTTATTAAAGATAACGTTCTTTTTACTCCAGATTTAGGGTCAGATATTCTTGAAAGCATCACAAGAAAATTTATTATCGTGCTTGCAAAAACAGAGGGTATAAAGGTTGAAGAAAGAAATGTTGATAGATCAGAAATATACAATTGTGATGAAGCATTTCTTTGTGGAACAGGATGTGAAATTCTT
Above is a genomic segment from Pseudomonadota bacterium containing:
- a CDS encoding aminotransferase class IV, whose protein sequence is MLSFKKMTGSEGYDNVLLLNSHGKISEAPTACVFFIKDNVLFTPDLGSDILESITRKFIIVLAKTEGIKVEERNVDRSEIYNCDEAFLCGTGCEILPIVSIDRYLLNNRHKEKKTLFLIKKYFDVMYGKNLDFKDWLEIKNSFI